The Natranaerobius trueperi region ACCTGTTGCACCTAATGTTGTTTGTGATGTTAAAAACAGTGATAAAGGTATACCTACAAAACCAACCCTAATAAGACTAATAATTAAGGCAGGTACCGCTTTACCTAAACCTTGAAATGCATGAGCAGATATCAGTCCACTACCTAAAAATGGATAACACACAGGTAGTATTTTAAGATAACTAACAGTATGATCCATAACTTCTTGTTCTTCAGAAAAGATACTTATGAAAAATTGCGGAAAAGAAAATAAAATAATTCCCATAAAAGTCATAAATCCAACAGCCATAATTTGAGCAGTCCAGTAAGACTTACGTACTCTTTCCATTTCTCCTGCTCCATAATTTTGACCTACCATAGTAACTGTACTTATCCCAATTGCTATCCCAGGTAAAATAGCTAGTGAATCAATGCGAAAACCTAGTCCTAAAGCAGTTACTGCCTCTTCTCCAAAACCTGTAGCTAAACGATTATATACAAACAGTGTCATAGACATCATAGCTTGTGAAGCTGAAGCTGGTAGACCTACTGTCATGGTTTCTTTTATGATATTAATATCAAAAATTAATTTAGTCATATCAAATTTAATAGTCGACCTTTCAGAATAAAAGTGCCAAACTAGAAATACTAACCCTAAGAATCTACTTAAAACAGTAGCTAAAGCTGCACCTCCGACTCCCATAGCAGGTATTGGACCTAAACCAAAAATAAAAATAGGGTCTAATAAAATATTAAATCCAACAGCTACAAATTGTTTTTTCATAGATGTCTTCATATCACCTTCACCGCGAAGTATACCATCAAATGCTAAAAACAAGAAGAAAATTAAATTACCCCAAAATATAATACTGGTATAATCTAAAGCCATAGAAAAAAGATTACCTGTTGCACCCATAAGAGAAATTATATGTCGTGCAAATAACACACCAATAATAGTAGTTATAATTCCAAAAACTATGGCTAATGTAATTGCTTGAGAAGCTGTTTTTTCTGCCTGTTCTTGTTCATTTGCACCTAAACTTCTAGCTATATATGAACTAGACCCTACTGCAACTGCATTTCCTATAGCTATTAAAATAAATAAAATTGGCATATTCATACTTACAGCAGCAATAGCATCAGAGCTTATTCTACTAACAAAAAATGTATCCACTATATTAAAGATAGTTTGTAAAAACATTCCGCCCATAATAGGAAGTGACAACCTTATTAGTTTTTTAGGTATGCTACCTGTTGTTAAATCACGTTTTTGTGAAACTGTTTCTGTTGTCAAATAAATCACCTCATTTCCTTTGAGCCTCTAAATAATGATATCACCGACTCTAAAATAAAAAAAGTGGTTATATTAAAATTTCTAATTAATAATAAAAAAGTCGCAGCTAAACTGCGACTTAAAGGACTACTATTTACTTTTTCTCTCCATTTACTCCGATTACTTGTTGATTAATTTCTAAATCTGTTCCTGACATTTCAATAGCTTTATTTACAATACTTAGAAGTCCTGAACAACAAGGTACTTCCATAATTGCTACAGTGACGCTTTTTATATCATTAACAGTAAATATTTGTGCTAACTTTTCAATATAAGCATCAGCTTCATCTAGTTTAGGACAACCAATAGCAACTGATTTACCTTTTAATAATTTTCTGTGAAACTCAGGATAGGCAACAGGTACACAATCAGCAGCCACTAACAGATCACTATCCTCAAAATAAGGTGCATGTGGTGAAACTAAATGTAGCTGTACAGGCCATTGTTCTAGCTCTGAACTCGCTTCTTTACTATTATCTTCCTTAGTGTCTATTTTTTTATTAATTTGCATTATTCTACTTCCAGGACATCCTCCACCAACTGGTGCTTGTTGTTCTTTTTTAGCCTTCTCTTTTCTTAGCTCTTCAAGTCGTTCTTTAACAGCTTCTTCATCAAAATTTTCTGCTTCACGCTCAATAATTTGAATTGCATCTTGTGGGCACTCACCAAGACAATCTCCTAATCCGTCACATAATTTATCTTCTACTAAACGAGCTTTTCCATCAATAATTTCAATAGCACCTTCTTCACATGCGGGTACACATAAACCACAACCGTCGCACTTTTCTTCATCTATTTGAACAATTTTTCTTTTGACCATCCGAATTACCTCCTCTGTTGTTAATTGTTAGCTACATTTTAACAGTAGATGTTTAGTGGATCTGTGATACGTATCATACTCAGAATAATTTTTAATGATTTTTTGTAGGTAGAGGTAATTCCTTCGTTGTATTGTCATCTAAATTATACTTTTCTACATCACGAATAGGTGTTTCATAAACAAATTTATCACCATTAGGTCCCCAAGATGCATTATTTATACCAGGTACATCTTTTTTAGAAAAATCATTTAAATCAACTAGAGTAGTAATCGGACCACCTTTATCCTCTACTGTAATTAACAGATGTTCTCCTGTAGGCGATAAATTTAAACTTGGCTCAAACCCTTGAAAATCAAAACTTTGCACTCTATCTCCGTTAGTATTATAAATCTCAATAGTACTTCCTACATTTGAATCAAGTGCTACAATAAACATATCTTTTTCTCTAGGAGTTATATAACCAACTTCTAGGTCTAACACCTGATTATTAAAACCCTTAATTTGGTTACTAGTACCATCTTCTAAATTTAATTCCTTTATCTGCCTTTGATTTTCTTCATATATAATTCCTTTATCACTATCTAATAACTCAAACATAACCTGTCCTTCACTATGGTATAAAGAATCTATTGACTTGTCATCTACATTATATTTTTCAATTTCAGAGTCAGTTAAACCACTAGGTTTAAAGTAAAGAGAATCATCTTCTAGATAACCTTTTATCCATTCTGCTCCAAGAACATCTATCGAATTAAAATCAGTATCTAAAATTTCTAACTCCCCTATTTCTTGTGGTAAAATTAGATACTCACCGGTGAAATCTAAATAAGAAGCAAGGTTAACCCAAAATTCAGTTTCTATTACTTCATTTTCATCCGTTTCTAGGTCATGATAAAAGATTTCCCAATGTTTTTCTCTCTCATCTTTTTCATAATAGTCTTCTCTTAGACCAGTATAAAGAACTTTTTTATCAGAAATAAAGAGTGGTTTTTCTCTTCTTACAAGCTCAATATCACTTACAGATTGTGTTTTTTCTTCATTTGAAGATTCATCAATAGGTTCATCCACTTCCTCTTCACCATTTTCATCTCCACAACCAGTTAACATTATTAGGGTAGTTACTAAAAGTATTAACAGCACAATATTTTTAGACTTATCTTGTAACAACTTATGCATCTTAAAACACCTCCAGATTAGTTTATTTTCGCTAGGTTATTAAATTTCTTAGCCAGTGTGTCTCCTTTATGTAAAACCTAAACAAATAGTATAATTTTACCTACACTATCTGTTTCTATGGTAATATATTCTATAAAATAGTTTGTTTTTCCTGTTATTATAGGTATTAACTTTCAACAGTATATTTTTCTTCAGAAACTATCTCCTTTTCTTTCCATTTACGTGCAGTTAATACACCTTGTAATAATTGTGTAAGAGCCATACCTATCCAGATACCTGATGATTGTAGACCAATAATAAAAGCAAAAAAGTAAGCAAACGGAATTCTAAGTATAACCCATGTTGAAATATAGAAAGGTGCCATAGTGTCACCTGCACCCTGTAGAGCATTTGCTAAAATAAGTCCCATAGCATGTATTGGTTCAACAATTGCTAATATCCGTACAAAATTACTACCAATCCTAATAACCTCTGGTTCACCATCAAATAAGTTAATTAACTATTAAGTTAGTTGCAAAATCAATCTAGGTCGGTGTTTTAGTATCCCCTGTACCTTGAAAAATAGAGCGTAAGGTAAAATTGCCCAAGAAAAATATTAAACCTGCAAAAAAGATTGTTAGGTACTTAGACCCTAAAAGTAATAGATCACCTTCTGCTCCTAATAAATGCATAATTCCTTCAGAAAATAACAGGCCTATTAATGTATTAGCAGAAGCAAAAATCACAAAAAAATACAATGCCTGTCCGGTAGCATTTATCGCTCCCTTTATGTCTTTATCTCCATAGTATCTTGCAATAGTCGCTGTTGAACCTATCCCAACAGCCATAATAGATATCCCAATAATTTGAATGGCCTGTCGTGCCATCCCGACAGCGCCAACTGCATCTGAACCTAAATGTCCAACCATCATCATATCAACAGCACCAACTAAGATCATCATGGTTGACTGTATCATAACGGGCCATGCCAAAAAAGTTACAGCTTTGTATAAATTACCATTTAAGATTAATTCTCTTCTTTGTTCACCGGACAGTTGTTTAAACATACATGTCTCTCCTTTTCAAATTATATTACTAATTAACATATTATTTAGTAATATAATTTGAAATGCTTATGTAGGTTTTTTCGTGAAGCGAAATTAAAATCCTTTTTGATAAAAAAATGGGACCTGTCTTAGGTCCCAAATTTAGTGAGTATGTTTTTGTAACTTGTTTTCAAATACTGTAGCCTCTTCTAATACCCAATGTGAAAAACTGCTTTCTGCTGTACCATTACGACTCATATAGCTAGATAGTCCACCTTGACCACGGTTATAAGCAGTTAATGCTTTGTGAATATCACCATCATATGTGTCAATTAAATATCTTAATAGTTTAGTTCCAAGCTTAACATTAAAGAATGGGTCATATAATCGTTCTTGATAATACTCGAAATTATAGTTATTAGATAGTGCTTCTGCAGTATGTGGCATAAGCTGCATTAGCCCTATAGCTCCTGCTCCACTAACGTTTTGTGGATCAAAATGACTTTCTACTTTTATTAAGCCTAGTAATAGTGCTAAGTCTAACTCTAAACCTTTTGCTTGATCAAGTATTTTTTCAGATACTTCTTTAGGTAATGGTGTAATTTCAGAAATCATTTTAGCTTCTGGTTCTAATTGTTCAAATGGTGTTTCAAAAATATGAAAGTTAGTATCATCCTCTATAACTTCATCTTCAGTATCTTTTCTATTAGAGAACTGTTTTCTTACCCTGCTGACTGTTTGGGTCTCATCATGCTCTGTGAGAGTTTCTTGTTCTACTTGTTGTTTTAAATAGCTTCTAATCCGATATAAATCTAATTGTCCTTCAAAGCTTTCTGTTCTATCTTCACTACTAAATAAAGATACAGTTTCATCTTCAAGTAAGAGTAAGTAAGCCATGATTAAAATTAATCCAATGACAAACAGTAAATAAAGCTTATCTGCGCCCCCAATGGTATGCATAGCTCTCCCTCCTTTTTCCTTTTTATGCACCTCTACAATTTATATGAAAGTTTTTCAGTTTAAATGTCATCTTTTTTTTTGGGATCATTTTTTATTTCATCAATTGTCATAAACCTTGATTCTTTATCATCTAGTACACATTTCATACAGTTTATACACTCAACTTCTTTATCTAAATCACATAATTTACACTCACCACAACTATTACAGGAACTTTCAAAATCAAGAACACATTTTTGAGTCATCATTCTCCTCCTTTCAACTCGGAATATTATAACATAATATCCTAAGATTACAATAGTTAAAAATAAGCTCTAATCTTATCTATAGAAAATATTTCAATGGTACTAATTGTTAAATTTAACAGAATTGATTATAATTATACATATACGTGCATATTTTTTAAAAGATAGTGTAAAGCTATAAAATTAAGTTGGAAGGAGAGCTTTCTATGAATCACACTAAAGTACTATTATCACTTTTTATCTCAATTATTTTAGGTTTTTTAATAATAATGCCATCTAATACCGTTGCTATGGACAAAACTATCAAGCAAACACAAATCGTAGTTGATGATACACTAGTTCCAATACCAGGAAGAATAATTAATGGTAGAACAATGGTACCACTTAGGGGGGTTTTTGAAGAAGTTGGAGCTAATGTAAGTTGGGATAGTGAAACAGAACTAATTACTATCCATAAAGAATGGGATTTAATTAAGCTTACCCCTGGTAGTAATATAGCTGAAAAAAATTACGATGATCATGAACTAGAAAACCCACCTAAGATTTCAAGGGGTACCACTTGGCTTCCCTTAAGAGACCTTATGGAACTTTTTGAATTAGATGTAGACTGGGTAAGTGAATACAACCTTGTACGAATAACTACAGGTGATGAAGAAAAATCTATTGATAAAATTGGAGAAAGTTTAGAACCACTCCCAGAAACATCTAATGACCAAATAGTTTATTTAACATTTGATGACGGACCTAGCAATTTAACACCACAAGTTTTAGATTTATTAGATCAGTATGATGCCGAGGCAACTTTTTTTGTTATTGGTAGGGCAGCTAAAAATAACCCACACATCTTACAAAGAATCCATAATGAAGGACACAGAATAGGAAACCATAGTTATACCCATGATTATGACAAAGTTTACGACTCACCTGAATCTTTTGAAGAAGAACTTATTAAAACTGAAGAAATAATAAAAGATATTATTGGAAAAGAAACAACAATCTTTCGTCCACCTGGTGGATCTTATCCGCATTTAACAGATGAAATGCGTGAGGTTCTAAATGAACATGGTTATAAAGTGTATAACTGGAGTGTATCATCTGGTGATACAGCTATACCTACACCAAAACCACAAACCATTAAACATAATGTATTAGAAGGTGTTAATACAAGACAGGACCCAATAGTTCTCTTACATGATTCACCAGGTAGTCACAATACAATAAAAGCACTACCGAAAGTTTTACATGAATTAAGTTTTGACGGATATAACTTTAAAGCAATTCCATAAACTGTTATCAATACAGGGCTGTTTTAAAATAGCCCTGTTATCTTTTTTCATTAATAAGTTTTGTCGCTTTATGTTCTTCATCCTTTTTAACCTGAACAACAGCTGATACGATTTGAGATGTTTGCATCCTACTAATAGGTTGATTTCTAGTCTTTAACCTACATTTAACACCACTATCTCTTAATATTTTATATATCTCTTGAACCTCTCCTATATTACTTTGAGCACCTGCGTATACATCTACCCAATTTTTTTTGTCATAAATATAATGTACGATAATTGCACTAGCTCCAATTAGTATCAATAGAATTTGATAAATACTAAACATACCATCCCTCCCTTTAATACACTAATATCCCTGTAATCTTTACTTTGATTACTCTTATGAGTTTTAAAAGTCCTATTTCAAAAAAGGTGTGAAAAAATTAGTGTATGAACATGCTAGGGTAACTACCACTTAACTAAACGTTAAATTTCATATGTTTTATCTCAGTTTGATAGTTTAGATGATATCAAACTTTTATTAAGCTTGTCCATTTCTAGTTTTAATAGACCTTTTTTAGCTTTTTCCAAGCCCAAATAATCAACAAAGTAAACAATAAACCAGATGGGATTATTACTATAAAGTCACCACCTCTTACACCCGCTCCTAAAGTCATAATGAAAAGAAGTGAAGGTAAAGATCCTAAAATAGAACCAGTTATATAAGAAATAAACGGGATATTACAAACTCCACTAGTATAACTAAGTATATCTACAGGAACTAATGGAAATAACCGAATACTAGCTATAAGTGGCCATCCACCTGACTGAATTTTAGTCAATATATCTTTACTTTTCGGGTATTTTTTAACTAACCATTCACGTCCTGAATAGTTACCTAAAAAATATGCTAAAGTCATACCTAATATTAAACCAGTTAAATTTAAGATTAATCCTGTAAAAAAATCAAAGTATAATGAAGCTAATAATACTAACAAAGACGTAGGAAGAAAAGTTAATGGTCGAATAGTGTGCATAGTTAAAAATATAATTGGTGCATACCTTTGCCATTTAACTAATATAGGTCGCAAACTTTGTGGGCTAATGCCTTCAGTTGCCATAAAAAAATAAGCACAAATAGCTCCAATAAACGGTAGTAGTACTAGATATCTTTTATTCATA contains the following coding sequences:
- a CDS encoding MATE family efflux transporter, which produces MTTETVSQKRDLTTGSIPKKLIRLSLPIMGGMFLQTIFNIVDTFFVSRISSDAIAAVSMNMPILFILIAIGNAVAVGSSSYIARSLGANEQEQAEKTASQAITLAIVFGIITTIIGVLFARHIISLMGATGNLFSMALDYTSIIFWGNLIFFLFLAFDGILRGEGDMKTSMKKQFVAVGFNILLDPIFIFGLGPIPAMGVGGAALATVLSRFLGLVFLVWHFYSERSTIKFDMTKLIFDINIIKETMTVGLPASASQAMMSMTLFVYNRLATGFGEEAVTALGLGFRIDSLAILPGIAIGISTVTMVGQNYGAGEMERVRKSYWTAQIMAVGFMTFMGIILFSFPQFFISIFSEEQEVMDHTVSYLKILPVCYPFLGSGLISAHAFQGLGKAVPALIISLIRVGFVGIPLSLFLTSQTTLGATGIWLSLGLSDFTFFAIGMLWFKTTFKKLSYFEPKKELTT
- a CDS encoding MATE family efflux transporter, whose protein sequence is MFKQLSGEQRRELILNGNLYKAVTFLAWPVMIQSTMMILVGAVDMMMVGHLGSDAVGAVGMARQAIQIIGISIMAVGIGSTATIARYYGDKDIKGAINATGQALYFFVIFASANTLIGLLFSEGIMHLLGAEGDLLLLGSKYLTIFFAGLIFFLGNFTLRSIFQGTGDTKTPT
- a CDS encoding polysaccharide deacetylase family protein; translation: MNHTKVLLSLFISIILGFLIIMPSNTVAMDKTIKQTQIVVDDTLVPIPGRIINGRTMVPLRGVFEEVGANVSWDSETELITIHKEWDLIKLTPGSNIAEKNYDDHELENPPKISRGTTWLPLRDLMELFELDVDWVSEYNLVRITTGDEEKSIDKIGESLEPLPETSNDQIVYLTFDDGPSNLTPQVLDLLDQYDAEATFFVIGRAAKNNPHILQRIHNEGHRIGNHSYTHDYDKVYDSPESFEEELIKTEEIIKDIIGKETTIFRPPGGSYPHLTDEMREVLNEHGYKVYNWSVSSGDTAIPTPKPQTIKHNVLEGVNTRQDPIVLLHDSPGSHNTIKALPKVLHELSFDGYNFKAIP
- a CDS encoding 4Fe-4S binding protein; this encodes MVKRKIVQIDEEKCDGCGLCVPACEEGAIEIIDGKARLVEDKLCDGLGDCLGECPQDAIQIIEREAENFDEEAVKERLEELRKEKAKKEQQAPVGGGCPGSRIMQINKKIDTKEDNSKEASSELEQWPVQLHLVSPHAPYFEDSDLLVAADCVPVAYPEFHRKLLKGKSVAIGCPKLDEADAYIEKLAQIFTVNDIKSVTVAIMEVPCCSGLLSIVNKAIEMSGTDLEINQQVIGVNGEKK
- a CDS encoding TVP38/TMEM64 family protein produces the protein MNKRYLVLLPFIGAICAYFFMATEGISPQSLRPILVKWQRYAPIIFLTMHTIRPLTFLPTSLLVLLASLYFDFFTGLILNLTGLILGMTLAYFLGNYSGREWLVKKYPKSKDILTKIQSGGWPLIASIRLFPLVPVDILSYTSGVCNIPFISYITGSILGSLPSLLFIMTLGAGVRGGDFIVIIPSGLLFTLLIIWAWKKLKKVY
- a CDS encoding lytic transglycosylase domain-containing protein, with product MHTIGGADKLYLLFVIGLILIMAYLLLLEDETVSLFSSEDRTESFEGQLDLYRIRSYLKQQVEQETLTEHDETQTVSRVRKQFSNRKDTEDEVIEDDTNFHIFETPFEQLEPEAKMISEITPLPKEVSEKILDQAKGLELDLALLLGLIKVESHFDPQNVSGAGAIGLMQLMPHTAEALSNNYNFEYYQERLYDPFFNVKLGTKLLRYLIDTYDGDIHKALTAYNRGQGGLSSYMSRNGTAESSFSHWVLEEATVFENKLQKHTH
- a CDS encoding MATE family efflux transporter, with the translated sequence MNLFDGEPEVIRIGSNFVRILAIVEPIHAMGLILANALQGAGDTMAPFYISTWVILRIPFAYFFAFIIGLQSSGIWIGMALTQLLQGVLTARKWKEKEIVSEEKYTVES